Below is a genomic region from Melitaea cinxia chromosome 20, ilMelCinx1.1, whole genome shotgun sequence.
tttgtTAAATAGTGCGAAAAAAACGGTTCCTATTAAAAAAAGAGGCATTTATAGAATTTCTTCCCCACCATGGTGGGATTCCGAATGCACAAATGCTTGTAGACGGCGTAAAGAGGCAGAGCGCTTGTATTCGGTATCTATGAGCTTAGAAAACTACCTGAATTACAAACATATTGCAGCACAGGTAAAAAGGTTACTCGCTCAAAAGAAAAAGAGTTGTTGGCTTGTGTTCTGTGAAAGCTTGTCTCCGTCTTCTCATCCCTCATTAGTGTggcgaaatattaaaaaattccgTGGTTCTTTTTCCCTTAATGATAGTCCTATGATTAATGACACTTCTCTTTGGTTAGATTCCTTCTCTCAGAAGTTAGCTCCTGCATCGGCTCCGTCTTTTGAGGAAAGTCGCGTTTTTTTAAGTTCGTCCCGTACTCCCCTCGGTGAATTTGATCGCCCCTTTTCGCTGGAGGAGTTTCAATTGGTTTTAAATTCCTTAAAGGACTCTTCACCTGGAGTTGATGATATCCCTTACTCCTTTGTGGTAAGAAGTGGCCTGGAAACACAGAGGACTtgtctaaattttttaaattccattttTCAATCGGAAATTCCTCCAGAGGAATGGGGGACTCAAATCATTATACCTATCTTAAAGCCGGGAAAGCTTGGTAATGATCCCTCTTCTTATCGCCCAATTGCTCTATCATCAACCCTGGCAAAAATTTTAGAGCACCTCATTAAAAATAGGCTTGAGTGGATCGTAGAGAACAATGGTATTCTTTCCAAGACTCAGTTCGGTTTTCGAAAAGGTCGCAGTACAGTAGATAGCCTCAGTATCTTCATTACTGATATCCGCACTGCCTTCTCAAAAAACGAATCATTGGTGGGAGTGTTCCTTGACGTGTCGTCCGCCTACGATAATGTGCTTCTTCCGGTGCTCAGGCAAAAGATGCTTCATCTGAGTCTTCCTGTGAAGATAGTAAATTATGTCTGCAATTACTTGTCAACCCGTTCTATTAtagttaattatcaaaattccaCCCTCCCACCTAGGAAAGTTTGGAAAGGTCTTCCCCAAGGTTCGGTACTTAGCcctcttttatataatatttatactaacgACCTTGACCTTTCAGTTAGTTCTTTCTGCAATGTTTTGCAATATGCGGACGATGTGGCATTGTACATTTCTGGCACGGATATATTAGAATGCTCTAACCGACTTAATTcctctatttattatttaaatgagtgGTTGGATAGACATGGTTTATCCATATCTACCGAAAAAAGTAGTGTGGTCGTGTTCTCTAGGAGGAGATCTATACCTAATGTAATAATAGTTTCAGACAACCAAGTTTTCCCGGTTAGGGAttgtgttaaatttttaggAGTATACCTTGACTCAAGAATGACTGGCTCTCAACATGTTAATCATGTTCTAAATAAGTCagaaaataatgtcaatattCTTCGCTCACTTTCTGGAGTGTGGTGGGGTTCGCATCCCTACACACAGAAGCTCCTCTATAATGCTCTGGTCCGCAGTCACTTTGACTATGGAGTTTTTCTACTTGAGCCCTGCAATAAAACCTGTTTAAAAATGTTAGATAGGGTACAATCTAAATCACTTCGCATAATTATAGGGGCTATGAAGTCTTCCCCTATCAATGCTATGCAGGTGGAATGTGTCGATCCACCCCTACATCTGCGACGTCAGTACCTTGCTGATAGGTTTATCTTTAAAGCACTCCAAGACTCTCAACATCCTCTTATTCGTAAGCTTAGTGTTCTGTCCCAGCTTACTTCTTCCTCCAACTATTGGTGCCATAAAGATATCCCCTGTCTCCTTAAGAGTTACCTAAAGTTTACATCTCTACCATGCCCAGTTGCTCAATTCAGACTTAACCCTCTTTATGATACCCCCTTTTCTTCGGTTGTCTTCTCCCCCAAGATTATCCTAGATTTACCCATAAGTAAGGATTACATGGTGGCCAACTCTCAATTCAATTCTGTTATGAACAGTCAGTTTAAGGACTggttaattatatatactgaTGCATCTAAATTGTCTGAGTTGGACTGTGTGGGTGTGGCTGTCTGGATTCCGAAAgtcaatgttattttaaattacagattaCCACCAATATCCTCGGTTTTTACAGGTGAAGTTTTGGCTATTCTTGAAGCTCTTAAATTCGTTGAGTCACACCGTCTTGACAAATCCATTATTATTACTGACTCAAAGAGTGCTCTGCAAGCAATTACTTCTAATCAATTTCGAACAAAGTCAAGATTTCCGTTAATCctgaaaattaaacatatactttttaatttgaataataacaatattaaagttgAGCTGGGTTGGGTTCCTAGCCACTGTGGTATAGTTGGCAATGAGAATGTCGATCTGTACGCTAAGGAGGCAACTAGGTCCGGAGGTCTTAGTCAATTTAAGGTTTATTGTCAGGACGTCATTTCTCTTGCGAAAATTCATTTACCCTCAGTCTGGAATGAACGGTGGATGCAGTCTAGTAGAACTACGGGAAGGCACTATGCTGATATCCAAAGGCAAATACCCTCCAAACCTTGGTTTTTTAAGTACTACAAAGCGGCCAAGTATGTATGTTCCACAATATGCCGACTTCGCCTTGGCCATTCTTGCAACCCTGTCTTTCTAGCCAAATTAAGAATAAGAGACAGCTCCCTTTGTGAATGCGGATTAGACGAAGGCTCCCCTGAACACATATTTTTTAGCTGCTCACAAAATGTATCCTCACTATATAATTTTCTTCCGCCTGTTATCCCACGCCCCACTGATTTTAAATCTGTGCTATCCTTTGTACATACACCATTTGTTGATACTTTGTGTGCGTTTATTGTAGAAAATAACATTAGACTATAGAGTAATGTCCTACTAACCTTTGTTGTGTTTTGTTCTAGGTAGAGCAACAGTTTCTTTCAatatcggtaaaaaaaaaaaacttttttctttttatttaacttgtacttccacaattattgataaatagCAAAGTCAGTCTTGTCAATGTCCTAACTGAACAACAGACACTCACCGAACATTGAAGCATCTACTCTGATACTGGCAATTCCGCAAGGGTGCTAaagccaaagaagaagaagaagaagaattctATTTCAAaaccctttaaaaaaaatagtagtctgtaaagttggtttacggacgatagtttaacgtgacaacgcgATAAAACATCTTGGACGGAGTATCACTGAGCGACCATTACTGAGTGTATAACACTTGGCGTGCTACGGCGGCTGGGGGTCGACTTTTGGACTAGTTGTGAACTACTTGAagggttgaataaataaaaccacgACAGTATTCTGATCTACGTATCGACCACCGACACCGACGTCCGATAGCTTGATTgctcgtttatttaaattactaatctTACATACTATACCacgtaaataaagttttagcgCGATCTATTTTGATCCGCACGCCACCTGTCGAGCGCTGGACTAATTTAACATACAACGATATTTAACTATACACAATATTGGTAAACGTTCTAAACACTGAGCGTATGGGACAGTGACCGTAAAGCTACAAGGACTTATCCTTTTTCATGCATgccgccggcgttcatcgatttattagacgttaaCGTTTTAGGTTTTAGGGGTTTTGTTGTTACAAGGTTTAgggaaaagttttttcaaaagTTGGCGAATGGCGACACTATCTAAAATACGCCATGAAAAACGGCGGGAAATTATGTATAACGCGTGCggttgtgtatttttattttttcattaattaattactttttctattttattgattgaaaaCAGTTttccataatatttttttttattaatttaatttgtatatattataattacttaggAAACTCTTGGTtggtaagttttttatatactttatacctactagctgactcggcaatcGTTGTCTCGCCACTAAACGCTacttaaaaataggggttggtggtagaagggtgaaaatttagggttgaatgtatttttcaacgctatatcacaataaaataaaaaataaataatttatctaaaaattaaaaaaaaaaaaacattagggGTGGATTAACCTTAActtttagggggatgaaaaataaatgttgttcgattctcagacttacccaatatgcacacaaaatttcatgagaatcggtcaagctgtttcggaggagtttaactacaaacaccgcgacacaaaaattttatatattttatatttcaacatGAATGAGCCACCTGATCCCAGGGAATTTGCAAAGTGCCCGAACcttaaagttttattacagtAGAATATGATGATTCTAGTATGACCAATCATCCAATAAAGTATGTTTAAAACGTGGTTGCTTgcataaaatatgcaaaaattgcaataaaaaggAAAGAATATATGTGGGAAATTAAAAGGACATTGGTTGACGTTGTATAGAGTCAGATAAATCTGATGAGGGTAAAAAcacataacaaatatttcacTCGCAAAGCAGCCTATAATTAGTACAATCCGATAATCCAGTAGCACCTAATGTTAATGATTCACACAGTACACCAAATACTACAATTGGTCACaatctttataatatactagatACACCTCCTTACATTATTCATATTCAGAAGATCCAATCCTCTGATAATGACTGAACTATATTACACCAAATAACCTTTGGAAATTTtcttctaaaaaataaaatttataatttagttaatgGTAGTGTTTAAGAATTGGTCGAAACCTCGGACTAAGATTGATTCTTAGTCCGAGCTTGAAACCGTATGTCTGTCTCTTTCACAAATTATCTTGATGCCAACTCCTTTATAAGCAACAGTATTATAAccgaaaataattataaagcatattattatttcatttaacattttaagaATAGGTGTTATTAGAGGAGTTCTGATAAATTGGTCTCCTGAGGAAATAATTTCTAATATCCTCAATCCCTGTTGTCCGTGTatgttgtgtgtgtgtaaaaataagtaaagtagTTATGATGGCACAGAATCCAGATGTAATCTATAATTcggttttcaaattaattttagatgaattctataacatttttaaaaactttaaaaaaatattctaaaacttttaaagcTTTTTGTATGGCggctaaatcaaaatatatcaaagataaaattattaattctgatgataaaattaaatgcacatggaatataattaatagtatcTGTGGGAAACATAATAAGCAAACTATaccaattgaattaaatataaatggtgcTGTTGTAAGCTCGGATGACAAGTTGGCTAACGTCTTTGAAgcctttttcgataaaatacCCATTGACTTAACTTCTCGACTGAATTCATCTTCAACTGATTCTACCCAAGttcttaaaaataacgtaagcAAATGTAATGTTGATTTTTCATTCTCGCAAGTTGATTCTTTAGATACTCAAAAAGCTTTTAAgaatcttaatattaaaaaaaaaaaatgatctgtggggcatttcagttaaattaatttgtactaTCATTGATGGCCTCGCTCCGTTCTTAGCTTTAACTTTTAACAATGCTATTAAAGTAGGGTCTTTTCCAGATTTGCTAAAATGTAGTAAAGTTTTACCACTTTTTAAAAAGGGAAGTCGAAGTAATCCCAGTAATTATAGACCTATTTCAATCCTACCGTCCTTAAGTAAatcatttgaaaaaattatgctaaatcaacttcttttccattttaaagttaatggaATTTTTCACAGTGAACAATATGGTTTCACTAGAGGTCGCTCTACGACAAATGCTGGTGTGGCACTTCTCAAACATATATATCTCAAATATATGACGCTTGGGAGGGATCACAAAATGCTATTGGTATATTTTGTGACCTATCAGAGGCATTCGATTGCGTGGACCACgggatcttattaagtaaacttgagtattacggcgttaatggtaaagctcttaatctaattgcttcatatctatctaatagaATTCAACACCTATCAATAAATGGAACGAAGTCTTCTGGATCAGTGctaaaaatgggcgttccaCAGGGGTCTATTCTGGGTACGACAACTGACGACGAcgatataccgtgtatacatccatatgcatttagtaaaaagcagttattttaatattacaaacagacacaatttttatttatttgtatagatatggaTAATATTAGGCAACTCGACCTTTTTAAGTGCCCTAGTCTACCAGCGCGACTTCTCCTCGTGcctaatttcaattttttttttgaagtagtaCTTCTTTTGgggcgttagggaaaaattatgagagtaaatttttacgatgcgcgcgcaaaccgtcacaaaaaaaccgacaccctgaagtttgCTAGTCAataaagaagaagttagcaacgtgaagttagctagccgaTGAAGTATAATTTCTTACGTCCGTGCATAAgtatacatacttttttttttaaataaatataacacaaacaCGGTCGCCAGTTCCCatattaagcaacttaatgcttgttacagGTTACAGCCGACTATTATagctaattatttttgataaatatacatagaaatagtattatttttctaGAAGAATATAACTATAGAAGTAGTATTATTTTCATAgaaatagtattattatataaaaatacacatattactcctagactcaggcgggaatcgaacccacaacccgcgggtcagaaagtagggccactacaaactgtgagTACGGGCTAGTATACAAATGCTTTGCATACTATCTTTGTAACTGTACTTTACAATGATTTTTGCATAATTTATTTAGCAGCGTAACTGAAATAAGCAAACGCATCAAACTACTTGTATAATTCGAAAATTCTgcgtaaatttaataattgtgatttGGAAAAAAATCGTTCTTCTGTAACTAGTTATAAACATGTGACAACAATAGCTTTAAAAGATTAGATTATTTGCTATTGTCTTCAAGTGTCATTACGATATCACATAAATTCTATAATTTCTTATCTCAATTAGATAGTGACACTATTTGACTGATAAAATATAGTTACCGAGTAGAGTACTAGACAAAACGCTGGACATTTTAATTCCTCAGTTAAAATCTGAACGTAAGTGTGATCGTTGTGacgaaaaaacatataattggCAACATGGATTTCAAGAAAAAAGTTGTCATTATAACTGGAGCTAGTTCGGGAATAGGTGCACAGTCCGCTATCGCATTTAGCAAGGCCGGTGCCCAAGTGGTTATGATTGGTCGTAACGAAACAAAACTAAGGGAAGTCGCTTCAAAATGCACCAACCCCCTTGTAATACGGGCTGATATTGCTATTGACGATGACGCTAAACGCATTATAAATGAGACGATAAAAACTTTCGGGCAATTGGACGTCCTCGTCAACAACGCTGGTCTATCGAATTCACTTGGCAGTATTCTTGAAGGCGATTTGATGAAATCCTATGACTCGATTATGAGTGTGAATCTTCGCGCTGTTGTGTATTTGACTAACCTAGCTGCACCGCATTTGATCAAGTCTAAaggaaatataataaacatatcaaGCGTAGCTGGATATCTGTCACCCTTTTCACCACAAGCAATTAGCTACTGCGTGTCCAAAGCTGCTGTAAATCATTTCACAGTCTGTGCTGCAGTTGAACTGGGAGCTCACGGTGTCAGGGTAAATGGAATATGTCCAGGTCCGGTAAGAACTGATTTCATAGCAAACGCTAACTATAAAAGCTCTTGGGATCACTATACGAAGTACACAGTGCTTGGAAGAGTAAGTGAACCTGATGAGATAGCTGATTTGATAATGTTTCTTGCAAGTAATAAAGCTAAAGGTATCACCGGTTCTAACTACGTGTCTGACAATGGTGTAATGATTAAACGGGTTTGATTTaaccatttttatattttatattatatatcagttgcaatgtaatttaaatgttgtGAGCAAATATTTCTTGTtggttttatttacttgttgaaaattaccaatttttttatttcataatattatattagtaagaCGATAATTTCTAGTTTATAATGCCATtccggcagtaaagaatatagccgccccctttcttctcgtgggtgtcgtaagaggtgactaagggataacatagttccactaccaccttggaacttaaaaagccgactgatggtgggataaccatccaactgctggctctgaaatacacaggccaaaggcgggcagcagcgtcctcggtgcgacgaagccagccaccaaccagcctgcccagcgtggtgccGTGTGTGTATGggcgaaacacatgagttcacgcctttttggcacgaacttgtggaggcataatattatgtccagcattggactgcgataggcttaaCTGAGGTAAATCTCGAAAACGACTTCAgcaattttcatgaaatttagtaagTAGGGAGATTCGGGTGCGATGAATCACTAaagaattaatttttagaaaatgtcgttttatccgtgTTTTCAGACAATGAAGAACTGTAGTATTTCGTGTGACGTAGGGCTGCGTAAGCAGCCGTTGGTGGGGCTCGCGGTGTAGATTAGTCTCAGCACTAAGGGAAAATCGCGTATGTTTCGTCTCAAAACTCCGTATCTCAGTTGTTTCAAAACTAAATGAGCTGTAATTTTGCACACATATACTTGTATGTACAAAGTTTAatggaaataattttgattttgaaaaatttgtttattaattaatttaagaaataaaactttaaaaaatacatgaatTCATAtcatattcattcattcatattgaaaaataaaatctgtcttttttttgtaatttacataaaatggaacaaacgagaaaaaaaaatgtacaaaattcaGGAAGCTCCTACAGATTTTCGTTGATAACAAGAAGGGCCTTGACTTCATCTAAAAGTTTTTTCGATATTGTTTCTCAAACTTGATATATATGGATCAGAAGTGTACAATAAGGTATGGAACACGTCTTAATTAGTAGCCACTCTTGAACACTTTCTAGAATGATGAAATCTAAACTTTTTGTAATCCTTATTTCGGGATTCTTGCGCGTCTTCGGATAATTGTCCGATAGGTAAAATAGCATAGTACTCAATGATTTTTTCTCCGTGAATAAGTATTTTATGCACGGACGAAGGTATATAAtaccaattataaatatttacgtacaGTTGGGCTGTACTATATGCGTATTTACCGaacttttttgaattattagCCATTCCAGATGACATAGTTTGTAGTTTAggagttaaacaatatatttattaacagttTAGCACTCGAACAATATAGATATCCGATatccacaattttatttattacaaaatcaaattaCGTTTTTCTCCTAGCCCTTGTCAAAATTCTCGATCATGCGCTCTGTACTCTTTCTAGAGCGTTCTTTAAgaaatgacaaattaatttgaatttaaaaattgctaatGAAATAACTAATGTCAAATACgccgtatactacgggtatcgtacggatatgcttgtttattaaatatatataaaaataatattttgtaaatcaaataataaaagttaatatatgtgtaatacaaataaatataatatacataaacaaataataaatgccaGGTAGCCTACAGTAGTATTATGTACACTCGTTCGTAAATTCTACGTCTACACCTGTAATGTCTGCAGAGCAAGAGTAATTCTGAAAAAATCTCCGAGCTGTGTTTCCGTCATTACTATTTCAGTGCCTTGTCGAGGTTTATCGACATGCAGTCCCATTTTCaccataaaattaatacacgacaaataacaaaacaaaaacttataacaaCTACTGCAAAAAATAACGTATATGGTGAAAGGACCACTGAATATTTGACTCCTCGCTTGTTGAATGGATTAGATGTGGCATTTAAGAAAAGAATCactacaaaaaatttaagaaatgaaTTGAAGTCGTATTATCTGAACATCCTGTAACTGTTTGTAACAAACCGGTATTGCGTCTCGATCGCCTTCCCCGCGTACGCATTTACACCTAATTAAAAGATACCTACTTACTTTAATTTGCAGAACTACCCACCTTATCTTTAATTGCCTAAATGAACTGTATTCAAACTTAACACTCCGGACAAATCTCTGCGATTTTTGGAGTGTATTactgtaattttctttaatgtaaaatgagtttaaataaaaaaaaaaaaaaaaaaaaaattcctccCTAAACCGCTTTTGTACCAGTTTTTTCTTTtcgtctttattttttttttaattttcaggtGTAGTAGCTGACCACTTTTCAAAAGATAAGTTATAAGAAATGTGTAAGATCATTTTCTACTCGTTCGCTTTCTTCGGGCAAAACTTGTATTCACTCTATCCTGATGACCCGGCACAACCCTATTTACAAAATAGTTTCAACTTTCTTAAACTGTTTTTGTAAACTGAATCAATTAGTAATATACGTGCTACAGTATGATCCAACAAGTCCTGCAGATTGACTTTTGCACTTATGTTAGTAATGGTTATGCTCGAATCTGGTGGGTAACACATCTTCTTCGCTTCGACTAAAGTTGGATAAGAAGGAAACA
It encodes:
- the LOC123663510 gene encoding estradiol 17-beta-dehydrogenase 8-like; this encodes MDFKKKVVIITGASSGIGAQSAIAFSKAGAQVVMIGRNETKLREVASKCTNPLVIRADIAIDDDAKRIINETIKTFGQLDVLVNNAGLSNSLGSILEGDLMKSYDSIMSVNLRAVVYLTNLAAPHLIKSKGNIINISSVAGYLSPFSPQAISYCVSKAAVNHFTVCAAVELGAHGVRVNGICPGPVRTDFIANANYKSSWDHYTKYTVLGRVSEPDEIADLIMFLASNKAKGITGSNYVSDNGVMIKRV